One Candidatus Saccharibacteria bacterium RAAC3_TM7_1 genomic region harbors:
- a CDS encoding 30S ribosomal protein S2 (RAAC3_TM7_1_537), whose translation MSVQVDMKAMFEAGVHFGHKTSRWHPKMAPYIHSKRQEAHIINLEKTAEGLEAALPFLTKTVASGKKVLFVGTKKQHQDIVKAAAESVEQPYVTGRWIGGMLTNVATMNSQMKKLLDLERRMTSGDLEKRYSKLEVQRFQEEIDLLNEKYGGIKDLQGVPGAVIVVDTLADRNAINEAKKLGAPVVGVVDTNADPTVVDYVIPGNDDAIKGTQLLLDYFVAAVKEGEGAAKKEEVK comes from the coding sequence ATGTCGGTACAAGTCGATATGAAGGCAATGTTCGAAGCCGGTGTTCATTTTGGACACAAAACGAGCCGTTGGCACCCAAAGATGGCGCCATACATTCACTCAAAGCGCCAAGAGGCGCACATCATCAACCTAGAGAAAACTGCTGAAGGCTTGGAAGCGGCATTACCCTTTCTGACTAAAACGGTAGCAAGTGGTAAGAAAGTACTATTTGTCGGTACGAAAAAGCAGCACCAAGACATCGTGAAGGCAGCAGCTGAATCAGTTGAACAGCCCTATGTAACTGGCCGTTGGATCGGCGGTATGTTGACCAACGTTGCGACGATGAACAGTCAAATGAAAAAACTGCTCGATCTGGAGCGTCGTATGACAAGCGGTGATCTGGAAAAGCGCTATAGCAAGCTGGAAGTGCAGCGTTTCCAGGAAGAAATCGACTTACTGAACGAAAAGTACGGCGGTATTAAAGATTTGCAAGGTGTACCTGGTGCAGTCATTGTCGTTGATACTCTGGCAGACCGCAACGCGATCAACGAAGCCAAGAAGCTGGGAGCCCCAGTAGTTGGTGTCGTCGATACAAACGCCGACCCAACCGTCGTTGACTATGTAATTCCAGGCAACGACGACGCCATTAAGGGTACACAACTATTGCTTGATTACTTTGTGGCCGCCGTCAAAGAGGGCGAAGGTGCAGCGAAAAAAGAGGAGGTAAAATAA
- a CDS encoding Elongation factor Ts (RAAC3_TM7_1_538) gives MAVTIEDIKKLKELTGVGLTDAKVALVEADGDFDKALEAMRKKGLTRAEKKGDRETREGLIESYVHSGRIGVIVEVNCETDFVARLPEFKEFAHQIAMQIAAMAPKYPTMEDVPADVMEAKKKELLESDALKGKPAEIAEKIVEGQLRKHFAEQVLAEQQFVLDDSMTVGDRIKEQIAKSGENIRVSQFKRIELGVTE, from the coding sequence ATGGCAGTAACGATTGAAGACATCAAGAAGTTGAAGGAGCTGACTGGCGTCGGCTTGACTGACGCCAAGGTCGCCCTAGTTGAAGCTGACGGTGATTTCGACAAAGCACTCGAAGCGATGCGTAAAAAAGGTCTCACACGTGCTGAGAAAAAAGGTGACCGTGAAACTCGCGAAGGTCTGATCGAAAGCTATGTTCACAGTGGTCGTATCGGCGTCATCGTCGAAGTAAACTGTGAGACTGACTTTGTGGCTCGTTTGCCGGAATTCAAAGAATTCGCACACCAGATTGCGATGCAAATCGCAGCGATGGCACCGAAGTATCCGACGATGGAAGATGTGCCGGCTGATGTCATGGAAGCGAAGAAGAAGGAACTGCTCGAGAGCGATGCACTCAAGGGTAAACCGGCTGAAATAGCTGAAAAGATTGTCGAAGGCCAGCTCAGGAAGCATTTTGCTGAGCAGGTGCTGGCGGAACAGCAATTTGTGCTTGATGATAGTATGACGGTCGGTGACCGAATTAAAGAACAGATCGCCAAAAGCGGTGAAAATATTCGCGTATCACAGTTCAAGCGCATCGAACTTGGTGTGACAGAATAG
- a CDS encoding hypothetical protein (RAAC3_TM7_1_539), with protein MPRRHTPPKVSRYRPSSGVATCESKRRFPTEKQAEQAAEVQMLTDMQLELKVYHCLHCHKWHLTNRTQAKNAGYM; from the coding sequence ATGCCTCGTCGTCACACACCACCCAAAGTCTCTCGCTATCGACCCTCGAGCGGAGTGGCCACCTGTGAAAGCAAGCGTCGTTTTCCTACCGAAAAACAAGCCGAACAGGCGGCCGAAGTGCAAATGCTCACCGATATGCAACTCGAGCTCAAAGTCTACCACTGCCTACACTGCCATAAGTGGCATCTGACAAACCGTACCCAGGCAAAAAACGCAGGCTACATGTAG
- a CDS encoding DNA replication and repair protein RecF (RAAC3_TM7_1_540) — protein MILVYLLQRGLTSAFPMGSLIVYTKAMSMEKITVHNVRSYELFSADIHPQTTLILGDNGTGKTTLLEAIYLAHRGTSFRGRDRDIIPHNNSRAEIKVELSSGETRRLSITHTPDDKVVKEFIIADSKSARISPSNRLPVVLFEPDELRLLTSSPQRRREFIDGIIARLSPTYQTVLGRFQRTLLQRNELLKQFDTMNSGAWESHLFAWDIKLAELSATIIKARRNFMTHCNDYLSPIYSRLAGSSHSITARYVSSTEAEDEALQQAILHRLEASRQSDALRGFTSNGPHRDDIELFLDGHLASETASRGEMRTIMLAFKLLEVQLQEHHSGQKPLLLLDDVFSELDLSREQALIEALKEYQTVITATDLRDELKADASIIYLS, from the coding sequence ATGATTTTAGTGTATCTCTTGCAGAGAGGGCTGACAAGCGCCTTTCCTATGGGCTCCTTAATCGTCTATACTAAAGCTATGTCTATGGAGAAAATAACTGTTCATAATGTCCGCTCGTACGAGCTTTTTTCAGCTGATATTCACCCTCAGACAACACTCATTCTCGGCGATAATGGTACTGGCAAGACGACACTACTCGAAGCGATCTACCTTGCGCACCGCGGCACTAGCTTCCGTGGCCGTGACCGCGACATTATCCCGCATAACAATAGCCGTGCTGAAATCAAAGTCGAGCTATCAAGCGGCGAGACCAGGCGGCTCAGCATTACTCATACGCCCGACGACAAAGTCGTAAAAGAGTTTATTATCGCCGATAGCAAGTCGGCTCGTATCAGCCCGTCAAATCGCCTACCGGTCGTTTTATTTGAACCCGACGAGCTGAGACTTCTCACGTCCAGCCCGCAACGCCGACGTGAGTTTATCGATGGGATCATCGCCCGGCTCTCTCCTACCTACCAGACCGTCCTCGGCCGTTTCCAGCGCACACTTCTCCAACGCAACGAACTGCTTAAACAGTTTGATACCATGAACTCTGGCGCCTGGGAAAGTCATCTGTTTGCCTGGGATATTAAGCTTGCTGAACTCAGCGCGACAATCATCAAAGCACGAAGAAACTTCATGACGCACTGCAACGACTACCTATCACCGATTTATTCCCGTCTTGCTGGCTCGTCTCATAGCATAACTGCTCGCTACGTCTCCAGCACTGAAGCCGAAGATGAGGCATTGCAACAAGCTATACTCCACCGGCTTGAGGCCTCTAGGCAATCCGACGCGCTTCGCGGCTTTACCAGTAACGGCCCACACCGTGATGATATCGAGTTGTTTCTCGATGGTCACCTCGCTTCCGAAACCGCCTCACGCGGTGAAATGCGTACCATTATGCTTGCTTTTAAGTTACTCGAAGTTCAGCTCCAAGAGCACCATAGCGGCCAGAAGCCACTCCTGCTACTCGATGACGTTTTTTCAGAACTTGACCTATCGCGCGAGCAAGCACTCATTGAAGCGCTTAAGGAATATCAGACTGTTATCACCGCCACCGACCTACGCGACGAACTAAAAGCCGATGCTAGCATCATTTATCTTTCATAG
- a CDS encoding Ribosome-recycling factor (RAAC3_TM7_1_541): MIEYLQKKVRSMFDTGIYEVKMDNALEHFSEELKKVRTGRAHPDMLSGVMVEAYGTKMPLNQVANVTAPEPGMLLVSPFDPGTIAQIAAGIREDQSLGFNPSDDGRVVRVPVPTLTEERRREMVKQLAEKVESARIALRNIRQDAFRDAKRRKEAKELSEDDVRAVEKAFDKLMQAYQAKLDDIFKVKEKEILTI, translated from the coding sequence ATGATAGAATATTTACAGAAGAAAGTGAGGAGTATGTTTGATACTGGTATCTATGAAGTAAAAATGGATAATGCTTTGGAGCACTTTTCAGAAGAACTTAAAAAAGTCCGTACTGGCCGGGCGCACCCGGATATGCTGAGTGGAGTAATGGTAGAGGCGTATGGTACAAAGATGCCGCTGAATCAAGTAGCAAACGTAACCGCGCCAGAGCCTGGTATGCTGCTCGTATCACCGTTTGATCCGGGTACTATTGCCCAGATTGCAGCCGGTATCCGGGAAGACCAGAGCCTGGGCTTCAATCCAAGTGATGACGGCCGCGTTGTCCGCGTACCGGTCCCGACGCTGACTGAAGAGCGACGTCGTGAGATGGTGAAGCAGCTAGCTGAAAAGGTTGAAAGCGCTCGTATTGCCCTCCGAAATATCCGTCAGGATGCTTTTCGCGATGCCAAGCGAAGGAAAGAAGCCAAAGAATTATCGGAAGATGACGTGCGCGCCGTCGAGAAAGCTTTCGACAAATTGATGCAGGCATATCAGGCAAAGCTTGATGATATCTTTAAGGTAAAAGAAAAAGAGATCTTAACAATCTAA
- a CDS encoding Geranylgeranyl pyrophosphate synthase (RAAC3_TM7_1_542): MPLPGLLSDTYRPALEQALTAVFTEYEQELLDISPDGERVLALLKEFSLRPSKRIRGSLAAAMYDHATGAEVSEAALRLGACVELLQNYLLIIDDVMDRSDIRRGKPSLHRLYESLYPDTGEHEAYMAGVLIGMFAQHSANIALLGGNYDPTRLRAALALLHTHMTITDIGQIDDMRQQISHLPITGDALRRKYQQKSSYYSFVNPLQMALVLAGKDEMAARRDAEAFGLPAGVAFQLRDDYLGIFGESSTTGKPNLDDIREGKYTFMIHYALEQASIEERESLLAILGSPTADEHALEAVRKIICSTGADERAMVDAERYIQEAKQAALAGTSWDESFARMLNALVDFIVERQV; the protein is encoded by the coding sequence ATGCCGCTTCCTGGCCTCTTGTCGGACACGTATAGGCCTGCCTTGGAGCAGGCGCTGACGGCTGTGTTTACGGAATATGAGCAGGAATTACTCGATATCTCCCCCGATGGCGAACGAGTTCTGGCACTACTCAAAGAGTTCTCGCTGCGACCGAGTAAACGGATTCGCGGCTCACTAGCTGCCGCAATGTATGATCATGCAACCGGCGCAGAGGTTTCCGAAGCTGCACTACGCCTGGGTGCTTGCGTGGAGCTGCTACAGAACTACCTATTGATTATCGATGATGTAATGGATCGTTCGGACATACGACGGGGAAAACCGAGTCTTCATCGGCTCTACGAGTCGCTCTACCCCGATACCGGTGAGCATGAAGCGTATATGGCGGGCGTCTTGATCGGCATGTTTGCTCAGCACAGCGCGAATATTGCGCTGCTCGGCGGTAACTACGACCCGACTCGTCTGCGGGCAGCGCTTGCGTTATTGCATACGCACATGACAATCACTGATATCGGTCAGATTGACGACATGCGCCAACAGATCAGCCATTTGCCAATAACTGGCGATGCCTTGCGGCGAAAATACCAGCAAAAAAGTAGTTATTACTCATTTGTGAATCCATTACAGATGGCACTCGTCTTGGCGGGAAAAGACGAGATGGCGGCTCGGCGGGATGCTGAAGCCTTTGGACTACCAGCCGGCGTGGCCTTTCAGCTACGTGACGATTACCTCGGCATCTTCGGTGAAAGTAGCACGACTGGCAAGCCGAACTTGGACGATATCAGAGAAGGCAAATATACATTCATGATCCACTACGCACTTGAGCAAGCATCTATCGAGGAGCGGGAATCGTTACTGGCTATCTTGGGCTCGCCGACGGCGGACGAGCATGCCCTCGAGGCGGTCAGAAAAATTATCTGTAGTACTGGTGCTGATGAGCGTGCGATGGTCGATGCCGAGCGTTATATCCAGGAGGCAAAACAGGCGGCACTGGCAGGCACTTCGTGGGACGAGAGCTTCGCTCGTATGCTCAATGCACTAGTTGATTTTATTGTGGAGCGTCAGGTATGA
- the uppS gene encoding di-trans,poly-cis-decaprenylcistransferase (RAAC3_TM7_1_543): MSDKKQAVPRHVGFIVDGNRRWAKTHGLPAYEGHLAGYNVLQDVLLALLDQGVQYVSLYAFSTENWKRSEDEVSRLMKLLIRIIKNDLGIFIDKNVRLRVIGSREGLSDNVVRAIEDAERRTAQLAGGEVILCFNYGGQAEIVDAVKKIVQSGVGADEITPELIAANLYAPEVPPCDIIVRTSGEQRLSGFMLWRAAYSEFMFLGKNWPDMTNSDVHDILEEYARRNRRFGG; the protein is encoded by the coding sequence ATGAGCGACAAAAAACAAGCTGTCCCACGACACGTTGGCTTTATTGTTGACGGCAATCGTCGCTGGGCGAAAACGCATGGTCTACCAGCCTACGAAGGCCACCTAGCGGGGTATAACGTCTTGCAGGATGTACTCTTGGCACTGCTTGACCAGGGCGTACAGTACGTGAGCCTATATGCTTTTAGCACTGAGAATTGGAAGCGGAGCGAAGACGAAGTGTCGCGACTTATGAAGCTGCTAATCCGTATCATCAAGAATGATCTCGGTATCTTTATCGATAAAAATGTTCGCCTGCGAGTAATTGGTTCGCGCGAAGGACTTAGCGATAATGTTGTCCGAGCGATCGAAGACGCCGAGAGGCGAACCGCGCAGCTAGCCGGCGGTGAAGTTATCCTGTGCTTTAATTATGGCGGTCAGGCAGAAATCGTCGATGCGGTTAAAAAAATTGTTCAGTCAGGTGTTGGCGCAGACGAGATAACGCCGGAATTAATCGCTGCCAATCTGTATGCGCCGGAAGTACCCCCCTGCGATATAATCGTCAGAACCAGTGGTGAACAGCGGCTTTCGGGCTTTATGCTTTGGCGGGCAGCCTATAGTGAGTTTATGTTTCTAGGAAAAAACTGGCCAGACATGACAAACAGTGACGTACACGATATACTAGAGGAATATGCGCGCCGTAATCGGCGTTTTGGAGGGTAA
- a CDS encoding hypothetical protein (RAAC3_TM7_1_544), which translates to MLIVGIITGLIVLVLLVVVHELGHAIAARRNGVVVEEFGVGFPPLAWGKKIKQSILGKNVLYSINWLPLGGFVKLQGEHDSADKKGDYGAATYWQKTRILLAGVLMNWAVAAGIFTVLALVGLPKVVPNQFSVPTDTRISIEALHVAQVTAGSPADKAGLKIGDELLLVNGREIDTGSKLADFTGKNQGNTVRITYSRDGSEHTVKATLREENKDGKGYLGVGTAQREEILATWSAPIVGVGTTVQLTGETFASLGKVVASLTQGVASKFSGDARVQADGDKALNFAAGSVSGPVGILGVIFPQVEQAGFKWLLLLTGVISLSLAVMNVLPIPALDGGRWFTMTLFRLLKKPLTKEREEKIQATGFTVLIGLIILVTVADVIKLFS; encoded by the coding sequence ATGCTCATAGTTGGAATCATCACCGGTCTTATTGTCTTAGTGCTGCTTGTTGTCGTACACGAGCTTGGACACGCCATTGCCGCGCGTCGTAACGGCGTGGTTGTCGAGGAATTTGGCGTCGGCTTTCCTCCACTGGCGTGGGGAAAAAAGATAAAGCAAAGTATCCTCGGTAAGAATGTCCTGTATTCGATCAACTGGCTACCACTTGGCGGATTTGTCAAACTACAGGGTGAACATGACTCAGCGGACAAAAAGGGTGATTACGGCGCCGCCACTTACTGGCAAAAAACCCGGATACTGCTTGCCGGTGTTCTCATGAACTGGGCGGTCGCAGCCGGCATTTTTACCGTCCTGGCGCTCGTGGGGCTGCCAAAAGTCGTACCAAATCAGTTTTCCGTCCCTACTGATACACGTATTTCAATTGAAGCGCTTCATGTCGCGCAAGTAACGGCTGGTTCGCCCGCCGATAAGGCTGGGTTGAAGATTGGCGATGAGCTGCTGCTGGTCAACGGGCGCGAGATTGACACCGGCAGTAAATTAGCGGACTTTACAGGGAAGAACCAGGGCAATACAGTACGTATCACTTATTCGCGCGACGGCAGTGAGCATACTGTTAAGGCGACACTGCGCGAAGAAAATAAAGACGGGAAAGGGTACCTCGGGGTCGGAACAGCACAACGAGAAGAGATCCTTGCCACTTGGTCGGCACCGATCGTTGGGGTGGGCACGACCGTCCAGCTCACCGGTGAAACCTTTGCCTCGCTTGGCAAAGTCGTTGCCAGTCTAACGCAAGGTGTGGCAAGTAAATTCAGCGGTGATGCCCGAGTGCAGGCGGATGGCGATAAGGCACTCAATTTTGCGGCTGGCAGTGTCTCGGGGCCGGTCGGTATTCTCGGCGTTATTTTCCCGCAGGTTGAGCAGGCCGGATTCAAGTGGCTGCTACTTCTTACCGGTGTTATCTCGCTCAGTCTTGCGGTCATGAATGTTCTGCCGATTCCGGCGCTTGACGGCGGCCGCTGGTTTACGATGACCCTTTTCCGCCTGCTTAAAAAGCCGCTGACCAAAGAGCGCGAAGAAAAGATCCAGGCGACTGGGTTTACGGTACTAATAGGACTTATCATCTTAGTGACGGTCGCCGATGTCATCAAGCTCTTCAGCTAA
- a CDS encoding putative membrane associated protease (RAAC3_TM7_1_545) has product MSSSSSAKVLRSLGLALWVPTVFIGAQIVTLLLFMAIAFIAPDFKSIDQTVYSTVFAAASYSLALLGVAGIPYLLWRRRITGEVLGLQRLLGWSDIGIGAFALLPYYIIAGILLWLASWLFPVLNGSHAQEIPYQNLTQQYEYLAAFIALVVLAPFAEEALFRGYFLGKLQRIIGGWRAVLIVAVVFALLHLPGAVTQQGIDLQWMVMIDVFALGLVLGALRILTGSIWAGVLLHMFKNMIAFYFLFIYRG; this is encoded by the coding sequence ATGTCATCAAGCTCTTCAGCTAAAGTGCTTCGCTCTCTCGGCCTTGCCCTCTGGGTGCCGACTGTTTTTATCGGTGCCCAGATCGTAACACTACTGCTTTTTATGGCGATCGCTTTTATCGCCCCAGATTTCAAGTCGATCGACCAAACGGTGTATTCGACCGTGTTTGCCGCCGCCAGCTACAGCCTGGCTCTGCTCGGTGTAGCGGGTATCCCATACCTGTTGTGGCGTCGTCGAATAACTGGTGAAGTACTCGGACTGCAACGGTTACTCGGCTGGAGTGACATTGGTATCGGGGCGTTCGCGTTGTTGCCGTACTATATTATTGCTGGGATTCTTCTGTGGCTCGCCAGCTGGCTTTTCCCCGTACTTAATGGTTCACACGCACAAGAAATTCCCTACCAGAACCTTACTCAACAGTACGAGTACCTGGCGGCATTTATTGCGTTAGTCGTGCTGGCACCATTTGCCGAAGAGGCACTATTTCGCGGCTATTTTCTCGGCAAGCTGCAACGGATAATCGGTGGCTGGCGAGCAGTACTGATTGTGGCGGTCGTGTTTGCACTCCTGCATCTGCCCGGAGCGGTCACACAGCAGGGCATTGACCTGCAGTGGATGGTGATGATCGACGTGTTTGCGCTCGGTTTGGTGCTCGGTGCGCTGAGGATACTCACCGGCAGTATTTGGGCTGGTGTACTGCTGCACATGTTTAAAAATATGATTGCGTTTTATTTCCTCTTTATCTATAGGGGCTAA
- a CDS encoding prolyl-tRNA synthetase (RAAC3_TM7_1_546) has product MRVSQLFTKTLKQAPADEVAKNAQLLIRGGYVYKEMAGVYAYLPLGLKVVEKIKQIVREEMDAIESSELIMTSLQRKDIWEKTGRWDNKVVDVWFKSKLQDETEVGFGWSHEEPIVEMLKQYIQSYKDLPISLYQFQTKMRNELRAKSGIMRGREFVMKDMYSFHTSAEDLQAYYDRTIEAYKRVFDRLGIGDETYMTFASGGAFTKFSHEFQTICEAGEDIIYLHREKNIAINEEVIDEAIKELGIERDELEKVTTAETGNIFNFGSQKTDEMGLYYTDKDGTRHSLYIGSYGIGITRAMGVIVEKFADDKGLVWPEAVAPFKVYLVSIGEKGTKQADELYERLKKHGVEVLYDDRDERPGAKFADSELLGMPQRVTVSDRLVEQGVVELTDRGTGETKTLTTEELLATIVN; this is encoded by the coding sequence ATGCGAGTTTCCCAACTTTTTACAAAAACACTGAAACAGGCACCTGCCGACGAGGTGGCCAAAAATGCCCAGCTGCTAATCCGTGGTGGCTATGTCTATAAAGAAATGGCGGGAGTCTATGCTTACTTGCCATTGGGTCTGAAGGTAGTCGAAAAAATCAAACAAATCGTGCGTGAAGAAATGGATGCAATCGAATCGAGTGAGCTCATTATGACCAGTTTGCAGCGAAAAGACATCTGGGAAAAAACCGGTCGTTGGGATAATAAAGTCGTCGACGTTTGGTTCAAGTCAAAATTGCAGGATGAAACCGAAGTTGGCTTTGGCTGGAGTCACGAGGAACCGATTGTTGAAATGCTAAAGCAGTACATCCAAAGCTATAAGGATCTACCGATCAGTTTGTATCAATTCCAGACCAAGATGCGAAATGAGCTTAGAGCCAAAAGTGGCATCATGCGCGGCCGCGAGTTTGTCATGAAAGATATGTATTCATTCCATACATCGGCAGAAGACCTACAAGCCTATTACGATAGAACGATTGAGGCGTATAAGCGCGTTTTTGACCGGCTGGGTATCGGTGATGAAACGTACATGACGTTTGCGAGCGGTGGTGCTTTTACTAAGTTTAGCCATGAGTTTCAGACAATTTGTGAGGCGGGGGAAGATATCATTTATCTACACCGCGAGAAAAATATCGCTATCAACGAAGAGGTGATCGATGAGGCTATCAAGGAGCTCGGTATTGAGCGAGATGAGCTAGAAAAAGTTACCACGGCAGAAACCGGTAATATCTTCAATTTCGGTTCACAAAAGACTGACGAGATGGGGCTTTACTACACCGATAAAGATGGCACGCGCCATTCGCTTTACATCGGCTCGTACGGAATCGGTATTACGCGCGCTATGGGCGTTATTGTCGAAAAATTTGCCGACGACAAAGGCCTTGTCTGGCCGGAGGCAGTCGCTCCGTTTAAAGTCTATTTGGTTTCGATTGGTGAAAAGGGGACTAAGCAAGCTGATGAGCTGTATGAGCGTCTCAAAAAGCATGGTGTCGAAGTGCTGTACGATGACCGCGATGAGCGACCGGGTGCAAAGTTTGCAGATAGCGAACTGCTCGGAATGCCGCAGCGCGTAACGGTCAGTGACCGTCTCGTTGAGCAAGGCGTGGTAGAACTTACTGACAGAGGTACCGGTGAAACGAAAACATTGACGACCGAGGAGCTTCTTGCTACAATAGTTAATTAA
- a CDS encoding transcription elongation factor GreA (RAAC3_TM7_1_547), producing MKKLYQITPEGKKELEAELETLKARRGEIAEKIAEARDYGDLSENAEYDAAREDQGLVESRVAEIEDILLNAEIIKASRKTTVGLGSKVELKNGRSSVNYHIVGPVEANPVEGKVSDQSPIGQALLGKKVGEKATVSTPKGDIHYQIVRVG from the coding sequence ATGAAAAAGCTGTATCAGATTACGCCTGAAGGTAAAAAAGAACTCGAAGCTGAACTCGAGACTCTCAAAGCACGCCGTGGTGAAATCGCCGAAAAAATCGCCGAAGCTCGTGATTATGGCGACCTGAGTGAAAACGCCGAATACGATGCTGCCCGTGAAGATCAAGGGTTGGTCGAAAGCCGCGTGGCTGAAATCGAAGACATACTTTTAAATGCTGAAATTATCAAAGCCAGTCGCAAGACGACTGTCGGATTGGGTAGCAAAGTTGAACTAAAGAACGGCAGGTCTTCGGTCAACTATCACATCGTGGGACCGGTTGAGGCAAATCCGGTCGAAGGTAAGGTCTCCGACCAGTCACCGATTGGACAAGCGCTGCTTGGCAAAAAAGTGGGTGAAAAAGCCACCGTCAGCACGCCCAAAGGGGATATCCACTATCAGATAGTACGCGTGGGCTAA
- a CDS encoding hypothetical protein (RAAC3_TM7_1_548): MSTQALEHGRHRLEKPLVLDLPTLHRKTGAQALISVGAGISTLKQLTAELDNTRHIPRKVKRDIFNTAEQLLGLSQPDDITPHTLALLGHASDFVPERRSELVRNALSAAFHASHPESLEFTIDALQLSLDADLPFEEAVRELNTTQPSVVPRPSPDPERPDAPHAAYEYLFEPSQPGPVIAEQVRKTGDISDRPLFR; encoded by the coding sequence ATGAGTACACAAGCGCTTGAACACGGTAGACATCGGTTAGAAAAGCCTCTTGTACTTGACTTACCCACCCTCCATAGAAAGACTGGAGCTCAAGCTCTTATTAGCGTAGGGGCAGGCATCAGCACACTTAAGCAACTTACTGCTGAGCTTGATAATACGAGGCATATACCCCGTAAAGTGAAGCGAGATATATTCAATACAGCGGAGCAGCTTCTCGGATTATCACAACCGGACGATATTACCCCGCATACACTTGCCCTGCTTGGGCATGCCTCAGATTTTGTTCCCGAGCGACGCTCTGAATTAGTGCGTAATGCTCTTAGCGCCGCTTTTCATGCCTCACATCCGGAATCTCTCGAATTTACTATCGATGCACTTCAGCTCTCACTTGACGCAGACTTACCTTTCGAAGAAGCAGTGCGCGAACTAAACACTACTCAGCCTAGCGTTGTGCCGCGTCCATCTCCTGACCCGGAAAGGCCCGATGCACCACACGCAGCGTACGAATACCTCTTTGAGCCCTCTCAACCTGGTCCTGTTATTGCCGAGCAAGTAAGAAAAACGGGCGATATTTCTGATCGCCCGCTGTTTAGATAA